A single genomic interval of Solimonas sp. K1W22B-7 harbors:
- a CDS encoding ABC transporter permease has product MKRLLAMIRARLLEVVRDRSALAWNLLFAPLLVVGMAVVFSGSPPPLFKVGVLGESPLTAQTHPFLATEATQFYREPDLEKAVVKLQRHRIDLLLDPSARPLRYWVNTESAKGRLLQSMLKGGDPDARAQPVTGTSIRYSDWLVPGLLGLNIMFSSLFAIGHVIVRYRKSGYLKRLNGTPLRAVEFISAQLIACLLLIVGIAAGMYAATDLFLHLRMEGSYFNLLLVAVLGSMSMIAMSLLISARIASEELSGGLLNLLSWPMVVLSGVFFSLDGAPAVVQAAAQALPLTHMLEAARAVMIDGAGLADIARPLLALAAMTALFLAIGAGFFRWSQD; this is encoded by the coding sequence ATGAAACGTCTACTGGCAATGATCCGCGCGCGCCTGCTGGAGGTCGTACGCGACCGCTCCGCACTGGCCTGGAACCTGCTGTTCGCGCCGCTGCTGGTGGTCGGCATGGCGGTGGTGTTCTCGGGCTCGCCGCCGCCGCTGTTCAAGGTGGGCGTGCTCGGCGAGTCGCCGCTGACGGCGCAGACGCACCCCTTCCTTGCCACGGAGGCCACGCAGTTCTATCGCGAGCCGGACCTGGAGAAGGCCGTCGTCAAGCTGCAGCGCCACCGCATCGACCTGCTGCTGGATCCGTCTGCGCGGCCGCTGCGCTACTGGGTCAACACCGAGTCCGCCAAGGGGCGGCTGCTGCAGTCGATGCTCAAGGGCGGCGACCCCGATGCGCGCGCGCAGCCGGTGACCGGCACCTCCATCCGCTATTCCGACTGGCTGGTGCCCGGACTGCTGGGCCTCAACATCATGTTCTCGTCGCTGTTCGCCATCGGCCACGTCATCGTGCGCTACCGCAAGTCAGGCTACCTCAAGCGGCTCAACGGCACGCCGCTGCGCGCGGTGGAGTTCATCAGCGCGCAGCTGATCGCCTGCCTGCTGCTGATCGTCGGCATCGCTGCCGGAATGTATGCGGCCACCGACCTGTTCCTGCATCTGCGCATGGAGGGAAGCTATTTCAACCTGCTGCTGGTGGCGGTGCTGGGCTCGATGTCGATGATCGCGATGAGCCTGCTGATCTCCGCGCGCATTGCCAGCGAAGAACTGTCCGGCGGCCTGCTCAACCTCCTGTCCTGGCCGATGGTGGTGCTGTCGGGCGTGTTCTTCTCGCTCGACGGAGCCCCGGCTGTGGTGCAGGCCGCCGCCCAGGCCTTGCCGCTGACGCACATGCTCGAGGCGGCGCGCGCGGTGATGATCGATGGCGCCGGCCTTGCCGATATCGCCCGGCCGCTGCTGGCGCTGGCCGCCATGACGGCGCTGTTCCTCGCCATCGGCGCCGGCTTCTTCCGCTGGTCGCAGGACTGA
- a CDS encoding ABC transporter ATP-binding protein, with product MPAILSVRDLRKHYPGVKAVDGISLDVQEGQCLGLLGPNGAGKSTTVEMLEGLVRPTSGEILFRGRPIDADYRECIGIQFQHTALQDFLTVRENLQFFRSLYRKTLPIQQLVEACRLEEYLDRDHRKLSGGQRQRMLLAIALVNDPDVVFLDEPTTGLDPQARRNFWDLVLAIKARGKTVVLTTHYMEEAYLLCDDIAIMDHGHVIARGSPQQLLADNFNDSVLELPATEVEGRELDLPLVRRADRVEIMSADVNGAVQKMLAAGLSLAQLKIRPRTLEDLFLQLTGTELRA from the coding sequence ATGCCTGCGATTCTCTCCGTGCGCGATCTTCGCAAGCACTATCCCGGCGTGAAGGCCGTCGACGGCATCAGCCTCGACGTGCAGGAAGGACAATGCCTGGGCCTGCTCGGACCCAACGGCGCCGGCAAGAGCACCACGGTGGAAATGCTGGAAGGCCTGGTGCGACCGACTTCCGGCGAAATCCTCTTCCGCGGGCGGCCGATCGATGCCGACTATCGCGAGTGCATCGGCATCCAGTTCCAGCATACGGCGCTGCAGGATTTCCTCACGGTGCGCGAGAACCTCCAGTTCTTCCGCTCGCTGTACCGCAAGACGCTGCCGATCCAGCAGCTCGTCGAAGCCTGCCGGCTGGAGGAGTATCTGGATCGCGACCATCGCAAGCTGTCCGGTGGGCAGCGCCAGCGCATGCTGCTGGCGATCGCGCTGGTCAACGATCCGGACGTGGTGTTCCTCGACGAGCCGACCACCGGCCTGGACCCGCAGGCGCGGCGCAACTTCTGGGACCTGGTGCTGGCGATCAAGGCGCGCGGCAAGACCGTCGTGCTGACCACTCATTATATGGAGGAGGCCTACCTCCTCTGTGACGACATCGCGATCATGGATCACGGTCATGTCATCGCCAGGGGCTCGCCCCAGCAGCTGCTGGCCGACAACTTCAACGACAGCGTGCTGGAGTTGCCCGCCACCGAGGTCGAGGGCCGCGAACTCGACCTGCCGCTGGTGCGCAGGGCCGACCGCGTCGAGATCATGAGCGCGGACGTCAACGGCGCGGTGCAGAAGATGCTCGCCGCCGGCCTGTCGCTGGCGCAGCTGAAGATCCGGCCGCGCACGCTGGAAGACCTGTTCCTGCAGCTTACCGGTACGGAGCTGCGCGCATGA